The Candidatus Schekmanbacteria bacterium genome contains a region encoding:
- the waaF gene encoding lipopolysaccharide heptosyltransferase II — translation MLKKDKVKKLFIRESNWIGDAVMTLPALKALREFFKEAHITIGAKESITTILKECGLADNYITIPHPAKGLDKARKLKLLKECGRENFDAAILFTNSFESALEVFLMKIPTRIGYATDGRSLLLTQAVPLPSNLEEMHEVEYFSNLIKNIGIDVDDDELRLELSKKDKEFAESFFKENNLSNKLTAIIHTGTSTKERQWHLERYAQVCRYLIEKYDAAVILSGSKDDIEDTNKVKSLVKGEIFDMAGKLSICQTAAIIEKASIFIGNDSGPMHIASALKTPIVVIFGPGNHHKTHPYTKPELYIQVKKEFQCRPCKQRFFKECSPAPSGKPECIESIEVKDVVDACDKIISTLDLNPKQNRTKL, via the coding sequence ATGCTGAAAAAAGACAAAGTTAAAAAACTTTTTATCCGCGAATCAAACTGGATTGGCGATGCAGTGATGACACTGCCTGCGCTCAAGGCACTTAGAGAATTTTTCAAAGAAGCACATATTACAATAGGCGCAAAGGAAAGCATAACGACTATTCTGAAAGAGTGCGGCTTAGCAGACAACTATATCACTATCCCGCATCCTGCAAAAGGTCTTGATAAAGCAAGGAAACTGAAGTTGTTAAAAGAATGTGGCAGGGAAAATTTTGATGCGGCAATACTCTTTACCAATTCCTTTGAATCAGCACTCGAGGTTTTCCTTATGAAGATCCCCACCCGCATAGGATATGCGACAGACGGAAGAAGCCTTCTTCTGACACAAGCTGTACCTCTGCCATCCAACTTGGAGGAAATGCATGAAGTCGAATATTTCTCCAATTTGATAAAAAATATTGGCATTGATGTTGATGATGATGAATTAAGGCTCGAACTAAGCAAAAAGGATAAAGAATTTGCAGAATCCTTTTTCAAAGAAAATAATCTTTCGAATAAATTGACAGCTATCATACATACAGGCACTTCAACAAAGGAGAGACAGTGGCATCTTGAAAGATATGCACAAGTATGCAGATATCTTATCGAAAAATATGATGCCGCTGTAATTTTAAGCGGAAGCAAAGATGATATAGAGGACACGAATAAGGTAAAATCTCTTGTAAAAGGGGAAATATTCGATATGGCAGGGAAATTATCTATTTGTCAAACAGCGGCAATAATTGAAAAAGCATCAATTTTCATAGGAAATGACAGTGGGCCTATGCATATTGCCTCTGCACTGAAAACGCCTATTGTTGTGATTTTTGGTCCTGGCAACCATCACAAGACTCATCCCTACACAAAACCTGAACTTTATATACAGGTTAAAAAAGAATTTCAATGCCGTCCCTGTAAACAGAGGTTTTTCAAAGAATGTTCGCCTGCGCCAAGCGGGAAACCTGAATGTATAGAATCAATAGAGGTGAAGGATGTTGTCGATGCCTGTGATAAGATTATCAGCACTTTGGATTTGAATCCAAAACAAAATAGAACCAAACTTTAA